The following are encoded in a window of Deltaproteobacteria bacterium genomic DNA:
- a CDS encoding RNA methyltransferase: MYLKPSRGQLKYWAGLGHGKIRRREGRFLAEGDKVVREALRSGREIDAFLFRRDRDASRFPDMAEKTVYELTGAEWKKISQDKESEGIAALMPVPRFRSAADISPERETRLLLLHRVANPANLGAILRSAHWFGIKTVLLSEGSVDLTHPKVIRASMGSVFHLDLIEQVDFMEILPEIRKHYRLFSTVTRGDLPPRPWGDTPSAVLLGNESHGLPEALLSMTDEPWCIPRTGDADSLSLPQAAAVILYEWTKGQEGPSYMSFRIPPEAGEES, encoded by the coding sequence TTGTATCTAAAACCATCCAGGGGGCAGCTCAAATACTGGGCCGGCCTGGGGCACGGGAAGATCCGCCGCCGGGAGGGGCGGTTTCTGGCGGAGGGGGACAAGGTGGTCCGGGAAGCGCTGCGGAGCGGCCGGGAAATCGACGCCTTCCTCTTCCGGAGGGACAGAGACGCAAGCCGGTTCCCCGACATGGCGGAAAAGACAGTCTATGAACTCACCGGGGCTGAGTGGAAGAAAATCAGCCAGGACAAGGAGTCCGAGGGCATCGCCGCCCTCATGCCCGTGCCCCGTTTCCGGTCCGCTGCGGATATTTCACCGGAACGGGAAACCCGTCTCCTGTTGCTTCATCGGGTGGCGAATCCGGCCAACCTCGGGGCGATCCTGCGGTCCGCCCACTGGTTCGGGATCAAAACGGTTCTGCTGAGCGAGGGGTCCGTTGACCTTACCCATCCCAAGGTCATCCGGGCTTCCATGGGCAGCGTCTTCCACCTGGACCTCATCGAACAGGTCGATTTCATGGAGATACTGCCGGAAATCAGGAAACATTACCGCCTGTTTAGCACGGTCACCCGGGGAGACCTGCCGCCCCGGCCCTGGGGGGACACGCCGTCGGCGGTTCTGCTGGGAAACGAGAGTCACGGGTTACCTGAGGCGCTGCTGTCCATGACCGACGAACCCTGGTGCATTCCCCGTACCGGCGACGCCGACTCCCTGAGCCTGCCTCAGGCCGCGGCGGTCATCCTTTACGAGTGGACGAAGGGGCAGGAAGGACCTTCTTACATGTCATTCCGAATCCCGCCGGAGGCGGGTGAGGAATCTTAA
- a CDS encoding NAD(P)-binding protein, translating into MGKKLVVVGAGAGGASVAAEAKRRNPELDVLMIEQGEHTSVAA; encoded by the coding sequence ATGGGAAAAAAACTGGTTGTCGTGGGTGCCGGCGCCGGCGGGGCGTCGGTCGCGGCGGAAGCAAAGCGTCGCAACCCGGAACTCGACGTGCTGATGATCGAACAGGGAGAACACACATCCGTCGCGGCTTGA
- a CDS encoding NADP-dependent malic enzyme codes for MTDQAISNEERIARANKPAEDALKMHPYYKGKIEIVPKCIIRDLRDFAIWYTPGVAEPCREIHADPEKVFDYTNKGNTVAIVTDGTRVLGLGDIGPLAGLPVMEGKALLFKYLGGVDAFPICLDTKDPDAFIGTVKIISPSFGGINLEDIENPKCFYILDRLRAEASIPVWHDDQQGTAAVTVAGLINALKIVGKKMEEVAITLIGIGAANVCIAKMLFKAGADPGKMVVVDSKGILNKKRDDIGPNHQEKRALCAMTNAQNRDGGMEEAMRGQDVVIALSRSGPGVIEKSWISAMADNAIVFACSNPVPEIWPWEAKEAGARIVATGRSDFPNQVNNSIGFPAIFRGTLDVMARVITDEMCIAAAIELARCAEDKGIHEEYLLPAMDEWEIFPREAVAVAKTAIQQGVARLTFTERELFAMAESKIRRARDEVALMMDKGIIAPYEDQG; via the coding sequence ATGACGGACCAGGCAATCAGCAACGAGGAACGGATCGCCAGGGCGAACAAACCCGCCGAAGACGCCTTGAAAATGCATCCTTATTATAAGGGCAAGATCGAGATCGTACCCAAATGTATCATCCGGGACCTGCGGGATTTCGCCATCTGGTACACCCCAGGGGTGGCGGAACCATGCAGGGAAATCCATGCCGATCCTGAAAAGGTGTTCGATTACACGAACAAGGGCAACACCGTGGCCATTGTCACCGACGGTACACGGGTGCTGGGCCTCGGCGACATCGGTCCCCTGGCGGGTCTTCCCGTCATGGAGGGGAAGGCCCTGCTCTTCAAGTACCTGGGCGGTGTCGATGCCTTCCCGATCTGCCTGGATACGAAGGATCCCGATGCGTTCATCGGGACGGTAAAAATCATTTCCCCGTCCTTCGGCGGCATCAACCTTGAGGACATCGAGAACCCGAAGTGTTTTTACATCCTGGACCGGTTGCGGGCGGAAGCATCCATTCCCGTATGGCATGATGACCAGCAGGGGACCGCCGCCGTCACCGTGGCCGGCCTGATCAACGCGCTGAAGATCGTTGGGAAGAAAATGGAGGAGGTCGCGATCACCCTGATCGGGATCGGCGCCGCAAACGTCTGCATCGCGAAAATGCTCTTCAAGGCCGGAGCGGACCCCGGGAAAATGGTGGTTGTCGATAGCAAGGGGATCCTGAACAAAAAACGGGACGATATCGGCCCGAACCACCAAGAGAAGCGTGCGTTATGCGCAATGACCAATGCCCAAAACCGCGACGGCGGCATGGAAGAAGCCATGCGGGGACAGGACGTGGTGATCGCCCTTTCCAGGTCCGGGCCCGGGGTGATCGAAAAAAGCTGGATCAGCGCTATGGCGGACAACGCCATCGTTTTTGCCTGCTCCAACCCCGTGCCGGAAATCTGGCCCTGGGAGGCGAAGGAAGCGGGCGCTCGAATCGTGGCGACGGGCCGCAGCGACTTCCCCAACCAGGTCAACAATTCCATCGGTTTCCCAGCCATCTTTCGGGGCACCCTCGATGTCATGGCCCGGGTCATTACCGATGAAATGTGCATCGCCGCCGCCATCGAACTGGCCCGTTGTGCCGAAGACAAGGGTATCCACGAGGAATATCTGCTGCCTGCCATGGATGAATGGGAAATTTTTCCCCGGGAAGCGGTGGCCGTGGCAAAAACGGCCATTCAGCAGGGGGTGGCCCGTTTGACATTCACGGAACGGGAGCTGTTCGCCATGGCGGAGTCGAAAATCCGCCGCGCACGGGACGAAGTGGCCCTGATGATGGATAAAGGCATCATCGCCCCGTACGAGGATCAAGGCTGA
- the thrC gene encoding threonine synthase produces MAIHYYSTNRNLEQVPGITPFKQKVSFREALLRGQAPDEGLFMPDPIPPLDLARVIALRGAPYPEIAKLVVRTYLKDEVGADLLDGLVEDAYNFSIPLENVSGRRYIMRLDQGPTASFKDFAARLMARLMSALRNRERTLHVLVATSGDTGSAVGDAFHGVEGIRVTILYPRDEVSARQKKQLDAIGDNVQAVSVAGKFDDCQNLVKAAFADPALAFLNLTSANSINFGRILPQMIYYVYAYAQLADPGEDIVFSVPSGNFGNALGCEYARRMGLPVLKLVMPVNENEEFPRYLETGVYQKISPSMACLSNAMNVGHPSNLARFFDLYGGTVDRTGAVHVYPDREEMRKRIYSISVSDQETEETIRHVHETYGVLLEPHGAVGWRGLEAYLAHHPVTCPCVSLETAHPAKFPEEIEKLLHILPELPRSMRDIDSRRGESLTLPANYTDLRDYLLSRC; encoded by the coding sequence ATGGCCATACATTACTACAGCACAAACCGGAATCTGGAGCAGGTTCCGGGGATCACCCCTTTCAAACAGAAGGTTTCCTTCCGGGAGGCCCTTCTGCGCGGGCAAGCGCCGGATGAGGGCCTCTTCATGCCCGATCCGATTCCCCCCCTTGACCTTGCCCGGGTGATAGCCCTCAGGGGGGCCCCTTACCCTGAAATCGCCAAACTGGTGGTCCGGACATATCTGAAAGACGAAGTCGGGGCGGATCTGCTCGATGGCCTCGTTGAGGACGCGTACAATTTCAGCATACCCCTTGAAAACGTGTCGGGCCGCAGGTACATCATGCGCCTGGACCAGGGGCCGACGGCCTCTTTCAAGGATTTCGCCGCCAGGTTGATGGCCCGTCTGATGAGCGCCCTGAGGAACAGGGAAAGGACCCTGCATGTACTGGTGGCGACGTCCGGTGATACGGGAAGCGCCGTCGGTGACGCCTTTCACGGTGTCGAGGGTATCCGCGTGACCATTCTCTATCCGCGGGATGAAGTGAGCGCCCGCCAGAAGAAGCAGCTTGACGCCATCGGGGACAATGTGCAGGCCGTATCGGTGGCGGGCAAGTTTGACGACTGCCAGAATCTTGTCAAGGCGGCCTTCGCCGACCCGGCCCTCGCCTTCCTGAATCTGACCTCGGCCAATTCGATCAATTTCGGCCGGATCCTGCCCCAGATGATTTACTACGTTTACGCTTACGCCCAGTTGGCCGACCCGGGCGAGGACATCGTGTTTTCCGTGCCGTCGGGCAACTTTGGTAACGCCCTGGGCTGCGAGTACGCCCGCCGCATGGGCCTGCCGGTCCTGAAACTTGTCATGCCCGTCAACGAGAACGAGGAATTCCCCCGGTATCTCGAAACGGGCGTGTACCAGAAAATTTCACCGTCCATGGCCTGCCTGTCCAACGCCATGAACGTGGGGCATCCGAGCAACCTGGCCCGCTTCTTCGACCTGTACGGCGGCACGGTGGACCGGACCGGCGCTGTTCATGTCTATCCTGACCGGGAGGAAATGCGGAAACGGATCTATTCCATTTCGGTTTCCGACCAGGAAACGGAAGAAACCATCCGCCACGTCCATGAAACGTATGGCGTGCTCCTGGAACCCCACGGCGCCGTCGGCTGGCGCGGGTTGGAAGCCTACCTGGCCCATCATCCGGTGACCTGCCCCTGTGTCAGCCTGGAAACGGCCCACCCGGCCAAGTTCCCCGAAGAGATCGAGAAACTTCTGCATATCCTGCCGGAACTTCCTCGAAGCATGCGGGATATCGACAGCCGCAGGGGAGAATCCCTCACCCTGCCGGCGAATTATACGGATCTCAGGGACTATCTTTTATCTCGGTGTTAA
- a CDS encoding prolipoprotein diacylglyceryl transferase, translating into MEALIGWQSLPFHINPNLLEVGSFQLRYYSLMYLAAFGLVYLLVKYRIRKENYEFGDDTLQDYVVWAILGVILGGRLGYVLFYNPGYYMGHPLEIFLPFTFSNGFQFTGISGMSYHGGLLGFIFATALFCRKAKIRFWRFIDLLVPVIPLGYTFGRIGNFINGELYGRATDAPWGMIFPSDPEGLLRHPSQLYEAFFEGIVLFAALWMLRRRSPFEGFLAGVYLIGYGIVRFAIEFYREPDSHLGFVLGPFSMGQILCLVMILCGVAICAMRRVRK; encoded by the coding sequence GTGGAAGCGTTGATCGGCTGGCAATCTCTCCCCTTTCATATCAACCCGAACCTGCTGGAAGTGGGCTCGTTTCAACTCCGATATTACAGCCTCATGTATCTGGCCGCTTTCGGTCTGGTCTATCTTCTGGTCAAATACCGAATCAGGAAAGAAAATTATGAATTCGGGGATGACACCCTTCAGGACTACGTCGTTTGGGCGATTCTCGGGGTGATCCTCGGGGGGCGTCTCGGTTATGTTCTTTTCTACAATCCGGGATACTATATGGGGCATCCCCTGGAGATTTTTCTTCCCTTCACGTTTTCGAATGGCTTTCAGTTCACCGGGATCAGCGGCATGTCCTATCACGGCGGTCTTCTCGGTTTCATTTTCGCAACGGCGCTTTTCTGCCGGAAAGCGAAAATACGGTTCTGGCGTTTCATCGACCTCCTCGTTCCGGTCATTCCTCTGGGCTACACGTTCGGCCGAATCGGGAATTTCATCAACGGCGAGCTGTATGGACGCGCCACCGACGCACCCTGGGGCATGATCTTTCCGTCTGATCCGGAGGGGCTTCTTCGCCACCCCTCCCAACTCTACGAGGCCTTCTTCGAGGGGATCGTCCTGTTCGCCGCCCTCTGGATGCTTCGCCGGAGGAGTCCGTTTGAAGGATTCCTTGCGGGGGTATATCTGATCGGTTACGGCATCGTCCGTTTCGCCATCGAGTTTTACCGGGAGCCGGACAGTCACTTGGGCTTTGTCCTGGGACCGTTCAGTATGGGGCAAATACTCTGTCTTGTCATGATCCTGTGCGGCGTCGCCATCTGTGCCATGCGCCGCGTCAGGAAATAG
- the trxB gene encoding thioredoxin-disulfide reductase, translating to MSAINIPEQVYDVLIVGGGPAGYTAGLYAARAGLKTLLIEGASTVSQITVTDWIENYPGMPEGTGGFDMVETFKKQALQFGLQVMQEDCSAVEPRSWNGTRGWAVLTSGKPLETLALIVATGAHWRKLDVPGEELYTGRGVSYCATCDGPFYRNREVVVIGGGDTAVQEALFLTRFCSRVTIVHRRDRLRATAILQQRAFANERIAFAWHAVVDEVLGEKTVTGVRLRDVRDTGKSWTLPASGVFVFIGLIPNSDLVSGRVDLAGDGSIAVDRDMRTSAPGIFACGDCTDKLLRQVVTACGDGATAAFAAQLYVEDLKGNAY from the coding sequence ATGTCAGCAATCAACATACCGGAACAGGTTTATGATGTTCTGATCGTCGGCGGGGGGCCGGCGGGTTACACGGCGGGACTCTACGCCGCCCGGGCCGGCCTGAAAACCCTTTTGATCGAGGGGGCGTCCACGGTAAGCCAGATCACGGTCACCGACTGGATTGAAAATTATCCCGGTATGCCGGAAGGGACCGGCGGCTTCGATATGGTCGAGACATTCAAAAAACAGGCCCTGCAGTTCGGCCTCCAGGTGATGCAGGAGGACTGCAGCGCCGTCGAACCCAGAAGCTGGAACGGGACCAGGGGCTGGGCGGTGCTCACTTCCGGGAAACCCCTTGAAACGCTGGCCCTTATTGTGGCGACAGGCGCCCACTGGCGGAAACTCGATGTGCCGGGAGAGGAACTCTACACCGGTCGGGGCGTTTCCTACTGCGCCACCTGTGACGGGCCCTTTTACCGGAACCGGGAAGTTGTCGTAATCGGCGGCGGCGACACGGCGGTGCAGGAAGCCCTTTTCCTGACCCGCTTCTGCTCCAGGGTGACGATCGTTCATCGCCGGGATCGCCTGCGGGCGACGGCGATCCTGCAGCAACGCGCCTTCGCCAACGAGCGGATCGCCTTTGCCTGGCACGCCGTGGTGGACGAGGTGTTGGGGGAGAAGACTGTCACGGGCGTCCGCCTGCGGGATGTCCGGGACACGGGGAAGAGCTGGACTCTCCCCGCGTCGGGGGTGTTCGTTTTCATCGGCCTGATCCCCAACAGTGACCTGGTGTCGGGTCGGGTTGACCTGGCCGGTGACGGGTCCATCGCCGTCGATCGGGACATGCGGACGTCGGCGCCGGGCATCTTCGCCTGCGGTGACTGCACCGACAAGCTGCTCCGACAGGTGGTCACCGCCTGCGGCGACGGGGCGACGGCGGCTTTCGCGGCCCAGCTTTACGTCGAAGACCTGAAAGGCAACGCGTACTGA
- a CDS encoding sodium ion-translocating decarboxylase subunit beta, with protein sequence MIEAMIGGLSGLIVGFQHLAVDWRNLIMLFVGFLLLYLGIKKDCEPLLLLPIGFGCIITNIPFADVMGAEGFIRIIYDAGISTELFPLLIFIGIGAMTDFGPVLSRPSTFLLGAAGQCGIFLTLLLALWMGFPKLHAVSIGIIGACDGPTAIYVTSKYAPELLGAVAVAAYSYMSLVPIIQPPIMRALTTKKERMVVMQSQAKPVSKTTKLLFPLVITVLGGLIAPKGLPLLATIMLGNLMRESGVVARLTKASENEIANVVTLFLGLCIGATMSGEAFIKPQTLIILGLGFVAICLDTVCGILFGKALYVISRGKVNPLIGAAGISAFPMAARVVQKEGQHWNKRNFLLMHAMGANAGGQIGSVIAAAVMLSVLAGMGIIPQ encoded by the coding sequence ATGATCGAGGCCATGATAGGCGGTTTAAGCGGACTGATCGTCGGCTTTCAGCACCTGGCGGTCGACTGGCGTAACCTGATCATGCTTTTCGTCGGGTTTCTTCTCCTTTATCTGGGAATCAAGAAGGACTGTGAACCTCTCCTGCTTCTGCCCATCGGCTTCGGCTGTATCATCACCAATATTCCCTTTGCCGACGTCATGGGAGCGGAAGGGTTCATCAGGATCATTTATGATGCCGGTATTTCGACAGAGTTATTTCCGCTGCTGATCTTCATCGGTATCGGCGCCATGACCGATTTCGGCCCTGTTCTGTCCAGACCCTCGACGTTTCTCCTGGGAGCGGCCGGTCAGTGCGGCATCTTTCTGACCCTGCTGCTGGCCCTCTGGATGGGCTTTCCCAAACTGCACGCTGTCTCCATCGGCATCATCGGAGCCTGTGACGGACCGACGGCCATTTACGTTACGTCGAAATACGCCCCGGAACTCCTGGGAGCGGTGGCTGTGGCGGCCTACTCCTACATGTCCCTGGTGCCGATTATCCAGCCTCCGATCATGCGGGCCTTGACCACGAAAAAGGAACGGATGGTCGTCATGCAATCACAGGCCAAACCCGTTTCCAAAACGACGAAGCTGCTTTTCCCCCTGGTCATCACCGTCCTGGGCGGCCTTATCGCCCCCAAGGGTCTCCCCCTTCTGGCCACGATCATGCTGGGGAACCTGATGCGGGAATCGGGTGTCGTGGCGCGCCTGACCAAGGCATCGGAGAATGAAATCGCCAATGTGGTCACCCTGTTCCTGGGGCTTTGCATCGGGGCGACCATGTCGGGAGAGGCATTTATCAAGCCTCAGACCCTGATCATTCTCGGCCTCGGATTTGTGGCCATCTGTCTCGACACCGTGTGCGGTATCCTGTTCGGGAAAGCCCTCTATGTGATTTCCCGCGGCAAGGTCAACCCCCTGATCGGCGCAGCCGGTATTTCGGCTTTTCCCATGGCGGCCCGGGTGGTCCAGAAGGAAGGCCAGCACTGGAACAAGCGGAATTTTCTCCTCATGCATGCCATGGGCGCCAACGCAGGCGGCCAGATCGGTTCCGTCATCGCCGCGGCGGTGATGCTGTCCGTACTGGCCGGTATGGGGATCATCCCGCAATAA
- a CDS encoding FAD-dependent oxidoreductase translates to MPYYIGDVIQGKEKLVARTPERFREGGIEVLIQTPVTRIDTEAAAVGLANGETVGYDILAIGTGTLPIMPGIPGQDLEGVFVVKSLNDAIRIKAWIEERQVRKAAIIGAGFIGMEMAENLRHRHIETTIINRGNLPVTRWDPVFCERAQEVLDRNGVVTLKETDTRNIERGSDDRLHLDTTAGELTVDLLILAIGVKPDVRLAAAAGIPLGKSGAIQVDFSQKTSLENVYAAGDCCEVFNRVSKRWVHIPLGDIANKQGRVAGRNIGGTPILFPGVVAAQSFRLFDLEMAATGIDEREATLAGYHPASIIIWGNALAGSMPGNSSVGIKLIADRSTGRLLGAQAIGGHGAVSRINTLSCALWAGLGLDEVAYLDLAYAPPFSPSWDPIHVAAQNLLKKL, encoded by the coding sequence ATGCCCTATTACATCGGTGATGTAATCCAGGGGAAAGAGAAACTGGTGGCGAGAACACCGGAACGCTTCCGTGAAGGGGGAATCGAGGTGTTGATCCAGACACCGGTTACCCGCATCGATACGGAAGCCGCCGCCGTGGGGCTCGCGAACGGGGAAACCGTCGGTTACGACATCCTGGCGATCGGGACGGGAACGCTTCCCATCATGCCCGGCATTCCGGGTCAGGATCTGGAAGGGGTGTTCGTCGTCAAGAGCTTGAACGATGCCATCCGGATCAAGGCCTGGATCGAGGAAAGGCAGGTTCGCAAAGCCGCCATCATCGGCGCCGGCTTCATCGGCATGGAAATGGCCGAAAACCTCCGGCACCGGCATATCGAAACGACGATCATCAACAGGGGCAACCTGCCCGTTACCCGCTGGGATCCGGTTTTTTGCGAGAGGGCCCAGGAGGTCCTGGACAGAAACGGTGTCGTGACCCTGAAGGAAACGGACACGCGGAACATCGAACGGGGAAGCGACGATCGCCTGCACCTGGACACCACGGCCGGTGAATTGACGGTGGATCTCCTCATTCTCGCCATCGGGGTCAAGCCGGATGTGCGGCTGGCCGCGGCGGCCGGGATCCCCCTGGGGAAAAGCGGGGCGATCCAGGTTGATTTTTCCCAGAAAACGTCTTTGGAAAACGTTTACGCCGCCGGTGATTGCTGCGAAGTGTTCAACCGGGTCAGCAAGCGCTGGGTGCATATCCCCCTGGGGGATATCGCCAACAAGCAGGGGCGGGTCGCGGGCCGCAATATCGGGGGCACGCCCATCCTCTTTCCCGGTGTGGTGGCCGCCCAGTCGTTTCGCCTGTTTGATCTGGAAATGGCCGCCACGGGGATCGACGAACGGGAAGCGACCCTGGCGGGTTATCATCCCGCCAGCATCATCATCTGGGGAAACGCCCTCGCCGGCTCCATGCCGGGGAACAGTTCCGTGGGCATCAAGCTGATCGCGGACCGGTCAACGGGCAGACTGCTGGGGGCGCAGGCGATCGGGGGACACGGCGCCGTCAGCCGGATCAACACCCTGTCGTGCGCCCTGTGGGCCGGCCTGGGTCTGGACGAGGTGGCTTACCTCGACCTGGCTTACGCCCCGCCCTTCAGCCCTTCATGGGACCCGATCCATGTGGCGGCCCAGAACCTGCTGAAGAAACTGTGA